DNA sequence from the Actinacidiphila yeochonensis CN732 genome:
GCTGGTCCCAGAGGTCGGTGTCGACCCACCCGGGGGAGAGCACGTTGACGCGGACCGGGGCGAGTTCGAGCGCCAGCCCGTACGCGAGCGACTCCAGGGCGCCGTTGGCCGCGGCCATGATCGAGTTGGAGCCGTTGGGCCGGTAGGCGTTGATGCCCGAGGTGAAGGTGATCGAGCCGGTGACCCGTCCGGCCGCGTACCTGCCGACCAGCCAGGCGCCCAGCACCTTGGTGCCCACCACGGCCCGCGCGACCCCGGTGGGGACGGTCGCGGTCGGCCCGTACACGCCGTTCGCGTCGGCCGCGGTGACGGCCACGTGGTCCACCGGCCCGACCTGGTCGAAGAGCGCGGCCACATCCTCCTCCCGGCTGATGTCGGCCACCGCCGTCCCGGCCCTCGCGCCGGTCACCCGCGCCAACTCGGCCCGGGCCGCCGCCAGCCGGTCCGCCGACCGGCCGGCGATCACCACCTCCGCCCCCTCGGCGAGCAGGGCTCGGGCCAGGGCCAGGCCCATGCCGGAAGCGCCGCCGATGACCAGTGCGTTCGTGCGGCCGGTGCCCGGCGGGCGGGGGCTCGGCGTGCTGGTGCTCGCGGTGGCGGTCGTGGCGGTCGTGGCGGTCGTCGTGGTGGCGGTCGTGGCGGAGGTGTTCGTCGTGTCCGTGTTCGTCATACGGCCGAGGCTGCCGCCGCCCGCCCGGTGCCCGGAAGGCCGTGCCGTTCGGGGGTGCGGCACGGCCACCCGGGAGGCGGCCGGCGGGTGGCAGACTCTGCGGGATGAACGCGATGGCGGAGTTCCTGCGGGCACGGCGCGGCGGGATCGGCCCCGCCGAGGTCGGGCTGCCCACCGGGCCGGGACCGCGGCGGGCCCCGGGGCTGCGCCGGGAGGAGCTGGCGGCGCTGGCCGGGGTGAGCGTCGACTACTACACCCGGATCGAGCAGGGCCGGGAGACCGCGCCCAGCGACGCGGTGCTGGACGCCCTGGCCCGCGCGCTGCGGCTGAGCGACGACGAGCACGCCCACCTGCTCGGCCTGGCCGACCGTGTCGCCGGACGCACCCCCCGACGCCGACCCGCCCCGCCGAGGCCGGCGGGCCCCGGCCTGCTGACCCTGCTGGAGTCGCTGCGGCCCAGCCCCGCGTACGTGCTCACCGAGGCCAACGACGTACTCGCCGCCAACCCGGAGGGGCTGGCGCTGATGCCGGGCCTGGCCGACTGGCCACCGGGGCGCCGCAACTCCGTCCGCTACACGTTCCTGCACCCGGCCGCCCGTACCCTCTACGCCGACTGGGAGCGGGTGGCCCGCAACTGCGTCGCCCACCTGCACACCGCCGAACTGGCCGACCCCGGCCCGACCGCCGCTCTGGTCGCCGAACTCACGCAGGCCAGCCCGGAGTTCGCGGCGCTGTGGGCCCGCCAGGAGGTGTGGGTCAAGCGCGGCGGCGAGACCGCGTTCCAGCACCCGCTGATCGGCGCGGTCACCCTGGCCAACCAGGTGCTGACCACGTCGGGCGAC
Encoded proteins:
- a CDS encoding SDR family oxidoreductase, yielding MTNTDTTNTSATTATTTTATTATTATASTSTPSPRPPGTGRTNALVIGGASGMGLALARALLAEGAEVVIAGRSADRLAAARAELARVTGARAGTAVADISREEDVAALFDQVGPVDHVAVTAADANGVYGPTATVPTGVARAVVGTKVLGAWLVGRYAAGRVTGSITFTSGINAYRPNGSNSIMAAANGALESLAYGLALELAPVRVNVLSPGWVDTDLWDQLGVVGAARDAAFADLSARLPARRIGTPDDIAQAFLALMRGGFTTGTVLHVDGGHRLV
- a CDS encoding helix-turn-helix domain-containing protein → MNAMAEFLRARRGGIGPAEVGLPTGPGPRRAPGLRREELAALAGVSVDYYTRIEQGRETAPSDAVLDALARALRLSDDEHAHLLGLADRVAGRTPRRRPAPPRPAGPGLLTLLESLRPSPAYVLTEANDVLAANPEGLALMPGLADWPPGRRNSVRYTFLHPAARTLYADWERVARNCVAHLHTAELADPGPTAALVAELTQASPEFAALWARQEVWVKRGGETAFQHPLIGAVTLANQVLTTSGDGQRLLVYQAERGTPEHDALVLLSLAGQDAGAA